The proteins below come from a single Nocardiopsis gilva YIM 90087 genomic window:
- the nusB gene encoding transcription antitermination factor NusB — protein sequence MSGARRKARRRAIEVLYESELRETPVAKVLERRRAQPEPPINEFTEQLAAAVDERRARIDELLQEYAIGWTLERMPVVDRNILRMGAYELLWADDIPDGVAIAEAVAVAKELSAEESPAFINGLLSRLMENKASLAL from the coding sequence GTGAGTGGCGCACGGCGCAAGGCCCGCAGGCGCGCGATCGAGGTGCTTTACGAGTCCGAGCTGCGGGAGACCCCCGTGGCGAAGGTCCTGGAGCGGCGACGCGCACAGCCGGAGCCTCCGATCAACGAGTTCACCGAGCAGCTCGCGGCGGCGGTCGACGAGCGGCGCGCCCGCATCGACGAACTGCTCCAGGAGTACGCCATCGGCTGGACGCTGGAGCGCATGCCGGTGGTCGACCGCAACATCCTCCGGATGGGCGCCTACGAGCTGCTGTGGGCCGACGACATCCCCGACGGGGTGGCGATCGCCGAGGCGGTCGCGGTGGCCAAGGAACTGTCCGCTGAGGAGTCGCCGGCCTTCATCAACGGCCTGCTCTCCCGGCTGATGGAGAACAAGGCGTCGCTCGCGCTGTAG
- a CDS encoding methyltransferase encodes MTMDCATSSGPHRAAGTARIAVVWDALRNLLAGLGPAADAPLHIVDAGGGTGGAAVPLAELGHHVTVVEPNPDSLAALERRAAEAGVRVHAMQGETHDLAELLPAEHAHLVLVHNVLEYVDDPRAALSDVVGITRPGGAVSLMATNAVAGALHRALAGHVADAHRLLSDPEGRWGEGDPMPRRFTSDRLLALIDECGLTAPEVRGVRVFADLLPGRVYEADPHAGRELLELEKDAAVHPELSGIATQLHVLARKPA; translated from the coding sequence ATGACCATGGACTGCGCGACCTCCTCCGGCCCGCACCGGGCCGCGGGCACGGCGCGGATCGCCGTTGTGTGGGACGCCCTGCGCAACCTGCTGGCCGGACTCGGTCCGGCGGCCGACGCCCCGCTGCACATCGTCGACGCGGGCGGCGGCACCGGAGGTGCCGCCGTTCCGCTCGCCGAGCTCGGCCACCACGTCACCGTCGTGGAGCCCAACCCCGACTCCCTGGCCGCGCTGGAGCGCCGCGCGGCCGAGGCCGGGGTGCGCGTCCACGCGATGCAGGGCGAGACCCACGACCTCGCCGAGCTGCTTCCGGCCGAGCACGCCCACCTCGTGCTCGTGCACAACGTCCTGGAGTACGTGGACGACCCGCGCGCCGCCCTGAGTGACGTCGTGGGGATCACCCGGCCCGGCGGAGCCGTCAGCCTGATGGCCACCAACGCGGTGGCGGGGGCCCTGCACCGCGCCCTGGCCGGGCACGTCGCCGACGCCCACCGGCTGCTGAGCGACCCGGAGGGCCGCTGGGGCGAGGGCGACCCCATGCCGCGTCGCTTCACCAGCGACCGCCTGCTCGCGCTCATCGACGAGTGCGGACTCACCGCCCCCGAGGTCAGGGGCGTGCGGGTCTTCGCCGACCTGCTGCCGGGGCGCGTCTACGAGGCCGACCCGCACGCCGGGCGGGAGCTGCTGGAGCTGGAGAAGGACGCCGCGGTGCACCCCGAGCTCTCGGGCATCGCCACCCAGCTGCACGTCCTGGCGCGCAAGCCCGCCTGA
- a CDS encoding DNA polymerase IV — MSRRQLERGAALRGMVGADGIEPLVPDGTVADADCTILHLDMDAFFASVERLRHPETRGRPIIVGGTGPRGVVASADYIARTYGVHSAMPMVRALRLCPDAIVFPPDGAAYREASEAVMDIFRAITPEVEPVSLDEAFLDVAGARRRLGGPVRIAELIRARVREEQRLTCSVGVAATKFVAKLASTRCKPDGLLLVPTDRVTAFLDPMPVGALWGVGEKTEQHLVRLGLRTVGDVARVAPDTLRRELGQAVGGRLSELARGRDERRVVPGSPDKSIGTEETFDRDVDDPGVINRELLRQSEAVARRLRASGQMGRVVVVKLRRADFSTITRSRTLAEPTDVAREINTVARELYAASGLERVRLRLVGVRVEGLGGAEEVHRQLAFDEPETGWREAEQAMDRVTRRFGPGAIKPAALARRDEDDA; from the coding sequence ATGAGCCGACGTCAGCTGGAACGCGGGGCCGCACTGCGCGGCATGGTCGGCGCGGACGGCATCGAGCCGCTGGTGCCCGACGGCACCGTCGCGGACGCCGACTGCACCATCCTCCACCTCGACATGGACGCGTTCTTCGCCAGTGTCGAGCGGCTGCGCCACCCCGAGACCCGCGGCCGGCCCATCATCGTCGGCGGGACCGGCCCCCGGGGCGTGGTCGCCTCAGCCGACTACATCGCCCGCACCTACGGCGTGCACTCGGCCATGCCCATGGTGCGCGCCCTGCGGCTGTGCCCCGACGCCATCGTCTTCCCACCCGACGGCGCCGCCTACCGGGAGGCCTCCGAGGCGGTCATGGACATCTTCCGCGCCATCACCCCCGAGGTCGAGCCGGTCTCGCTGGACGAGGCGTTCCTCGACGTCGCCGGGGCACGGCGGCGGCTGGGCGGCCCGGTGCGCATCGCCGAGCTCATCCGCGCCCGCGTCCGCGAGGAACAGCGCCTCACGTGCTCGGTGGGCGTCGCCGCGACCAAGTTCGTGGCCAAGCTCGCCTCCACCCGCTGCAAGCCGGACGGCCTGCTGCTGGTGCCGACCGACCGCGTGACCGCCTTCCTGGACCCGATGCCGGTGGGCGCGCTGTGGGGCGTGGGCGAGAAGACCGAGCAGCACCTCGTCCGGCTGGGCCTGCGCACTGTCGGCGACGTCGCGCGCGTCGCCCCCGACACGCTCCGCCGCGAGCTGGGGCAGGCCGTGGGCGGGCGGCTCAGCGAACTCGCCCGGGGCCGCGACGAGCGCCGGGTGGTGCCCGGCTCCCCGGACAAGAGCATCGGCACCGAGGAGACCTTCGACCGCGACGTCGACGACCCCGGCGTGATCAACCGCGAGCTGCTGCGGCAGTCCGAGGCCGTGGCACGGCGGCTGCGCGCCAGCGGCCAGATGGGACGCGTGGTCGTCGTGAAGCTGCGCCGCGCCGACTTCAGCACGATCACGCGGTCGCGCACCCTGGCCGAGCCCACGGACGTCGCCCGGGAGATCAACACCGTCGCCCGGGAGCTGTACGCCGCCTCGGGGCTGGAGCGGGTCCGGCTGCGCCTGGTGGGCGTGCGCGTGGAAGGGCTGGGCGGCGCCGAAGAGGTGCACCGCCAACTCGCCTTCGACGAGCCGGAGACCGGATGGCGGGAGGCGGAGCAGGCCATGGACCGGGTCACGCGCAGGTTCGGTCCCGGCGCGATCAAACCGGCCGCCCTCGCGCGGCGTGACGAGGACGACGCCTGA
- a CDS encoding DUF3040 domain-containing protein, translating to MPLSEHEQRMLDQIEQALYAEDPKFANTVRQTNPAVHYKRWIIKASIGFVLGVSLLMAGVIFKQPAISAVGFLIMLSCTLWGLSGWRRVAGGAEGAAAPAEGKQPRPERRGMMDRFEERWRRRQEGDH from the coding sequence GTGCCGCTCTCTGAACACGAGCAGCGTATGCTCGACCAGATCGAGCAGGCGCTCTATGCCGAGGATCCGAAGTTCGCCAACACCGTTCGGCAGACCAACCCTGCGGTGCACTACAAGCGGTGGATCATCAAGGCGTCCATCGGCTTCGTCCTGGGCGTCTCACTCCTCATGGCCGGTGTGATTTTCAAGCAGCCGGCGATCAGCGCCGTCGGATTCCTCATCATGCTGTCCTGCACCCTGTGGGGCCTGTCGGGATGGCGTCGGGTGGCCGGGGGTGCCGAGGGGGCCGCGGCGCCCGCCGAGGGTAAGCAGCCACGCCCGGAGCGGCGCGGGATGATGGACCGTTTCGAGGAGCGCTGGCGCCGCCGCCAGGAAGGCGACCACTGA
- a CDS encoding transglutaminase TgpA family protein, producing the protein MRTGIWGACFLVLAWTATVLATLPALTPLISGRQWWSAIVLTVAAVALTGVVLRVVRLPEVILPLAQAAAGVVTLTALFAPERAVGGLIPTPQTVGSLLVLITEGRAEIDASPAPVAAIPGVVLVVALGMGLLALVADFIVVTVRAPALVGLPLAGMLFLVLSVNDQGIGWWAFALAAAGYLGLLTVDGWIRGALRGIRPPPGTDSAPPLLGTLRRAATAGGVAAVAIVLALLTPLAVPGLADNALFRMAQGGVIGDDAVTTTHPLVSLRTQLAADSQTPVLTYRTDDPAPDYLRTYVLDVFDGENWTMSTLRAGRDNRVGDDRLPLPPGTPALTGDPVTTEVSVAGDARNVDFLPMPYPALSVDVPGEWFADPATQMVFSTGGRTRSLGYQVESLRSRPSAAELADGGRGTAGVDSQYLSVPEGVDSRVAGLARSIVRGADTPHERAVVLQDWFTREGGFTYDLRPPPMPPGADPLSHFLFASRVGYCEQFAGSMALMARQVGIPARVATGYTAGTEVADGRWKVAQSDAHAWPELYFEGQGWLRFEPTPSSGAGQGTASVPSYAEPAQERATAPDTRAPRPDADAPDEGAEQPEGDAPEDGGAAAPAPGSGADSAGGAIDAESLRRTLLAAAVGLLVLLTPALTTAAIRHVRQTSATTASARARAAWLGLRDEAADLRVPWSPAESPRSIARRLTADYELFGSAREALWRIALSEESARYAPHPVVPLSLPADVHTVRRALRARLGVLALIRAILLPRSLLRLPGVLRRAVRVRTG; encoded by the coding sequence GTGAGAACCGGCATCTGGGGCGCGTGCTTCCTCGTCCTGGCGTGGACGGCCACCGTTCTGGCCACCCTCCCCGCCCTCACGCCCCTCATCTCGGGCCGTCAGTGGTGGTCGGCGATCGTGCTCACCGTGGCGGCGGTCGCCCTGACCGGGGTGGTCCTCCGGGTCGTCCGCCTGCCCGAGGTCATCCTGCCCCTCGCGCAAGCCGCCGCGGGGGTCGTCACCCTGACCGCGCTCTTCGCCCCGGAGCGGGCCGTGGGCGGGCTGATCCCGACCCCGCAGACGGTCGGGTCGCTGCTCGTTCTCATCACCGAGGGGCGCGCCGAGATCGACGCCAGCCCCGCGCCGGTCGCGGCGATCCCGGGGGTGGTCCTGGTCGTCGCGCTGGGTATGGGGCTGCTGGCGCTCGTCGCCGACTTCATCGTGGTCACCGTGCGTGCACCGGCGCTCGTCGGCCTTCCCCTCGCCGGGATGCTGTTCCTCGTCCTGTCCGTGAACGACCAGGGCATCGGCTGGTGGGCGTTTGCCCTTGCGGCGGCCGGCTACCTGGGACTGCTCACGGTCGACGGCTGGATCCGGGGCGCGCTCCGGGGGATCCGGCCGCCCCCGGGCACCGACTCCGCCCCTCCCCTGCTCGGAACCCTGCGCCGTGCCGCGACGGCCGGGGGCGTCGCGGCGGTCGCCATCGTCCTCGCCCTGCTGACGCCGCTCGCCGTGCCCGGCCTCGCCGACAACGCGCTGTTCCGGATGGCCCAGGGCGGGGTGATCGGCGACGATGCCGTGACGACCACCCACCCGCTGGTCAGCCTGCGCACCCAGCTGGCCGCCGACAGCCAGACGCCTGTCCTGACCTACCGCACCGACGACCCCGCGCCGGACTATCTGCGGACCTACGTTCTGGACGTCTTCGACGGTGAGAACTGGACGATGTCCACGCTGCGTGCCGGGCGCGACAACCGCGTCGGCGACGACCGGCTGCCGTTGCCCCCGGGCACCCCCGCTCTCACCGGCGATCCCGTCACCACCGAGGTCTCCGTGGCGGGCGACGCCCGGAACGTCGACTTCCTGCCGATGCCCTACCCGGCGCTCTCGGTGGACGTCCCGGGCGAATGGTTCGCCGATCCCGCCACCCAGATGGTGTTCAGCACCGGCGGGCGGACGCGGTCCCTGGGCTACCAGGTCGAGAGCCTCCGGTCCCGTCCGAGCGCCGCGGAGCTGGCTGACGGCGGCCGGGGCACCGCGGGGGTCGACTCCCAGTACCTGTCGGTCCCGGAGGGCGTCGATTCCCGGGTGGCGGGGCTGGCCCGGTCGATCGTCCGCGGAGCGGACACACCGCACGAGCGGGCGGTGGTCCTCCAGGACTGGTTCACCCGGGAGGGCGGGTTCACCTACGACCTCCGGCCGCCGCCCATGCCCCCGGGGGCCGACCCGCTGAGCCACTTCCTGTTCGCCAGCCGCGTCGGCTACTGCGAGCAGTTCGCCGGCTCCATGGCGCTGATGGCCCGCCAGGTCGGTATCCCCGCCCGGGTGGCCACCGGTTACACCGCCGGAACGGAGGTCGCCGACGGCCGGTGGAAGGTCGCGCAATCGGACGCCCACGCCTGGCCGGAACTGTACTTCGAGGGGCAGGGGTGGCTGCGGTTCGAACCGACACCGTCATCCGGTGCCGGGCAGGGGACGGCCTCGGTGCCCTCGTACGCGGAGCCCGCGCAGGAGCGCGCGACCGCACCCGACACCCGCGCGCCGCGGCCGGACGCCGACGCTCCCGACGAGGGCGCGGAACAGCCCGAAGGCGACGCACCGGAGGACGGCGGCGCCGCGGCTCCGGCGCCCGGTTCCGGGGCGGACAGCGCGGGTGGCGCGATCGACGCCGAGTCGCTGCGGCGGACTCTGCTGGCCGCCGCCGTCGGCCTGCTGGTGCTGCTCACGCCCGCGCTGACCACCGCGGCCATCCGGCACGTCCGCCAGACGAGCGCCACCACCGCGTCGGCGCGGGCCCGGGCGGCCTGGTTGGGGCTGCGCGACGAAGCGGCGGACCTGCGGGTGCCCTGGAGCCCTGCGGAGAGCCCGCGGTCCATCGCGCGGCGGCTGACGGCGGACTACGAGTTGTTCGGGTCGGCGCGCGAGGCGCTGTGGCGAATCGCGCTGTCCGAGGAGAGCGCGCGGTACGCCCCGCACCCCGTGGTCCCGCTGTCGCTGCCCGCCGATGTGCACACGGTGCGCCGCGCCCTGCGGGCCCGTCTCGGTGTCCTCGCCCTGATCCGCGCCATCCTGCTGCCCCGCTCGCTGCTCCGCCTGCCGGGCGTCCTCCGGCGCGCGGTACGGGTGCGCACCGGCTGA
- a CDS encoding DUF58 domain-containing protein, translating into MRAFTTRGLSLLCAGAALLAGGLAIGQRDVVGLGVLVFAVPLLSLAALAGSPRRLAHSRTLQPERVTAGNDARVLIQVHNASPKRAVAGVLAEDTLPNLPHDAPRFDVGYLRPGATRDLSYRVRPPVRGGYPIGPLRLTIDDPLGCVRMRRTLGTHVPLLVTPPVVALPRMWPMGGAADSGESSSRFVTGVGEDDQVPRAYRHGDDLRRVHWRSTARVGKLMVRREEHRLGDHSAVLLDMRQGAHAGDGEDSSLETAVSAAASIGLHLIGRSQDVRLLTDEREVPGGRRETVLDALALTPASPAVRLGRGVDLVAGSPVAGTGLCVAILGALTDGDLAALARLGSAHSHRRVAVLCAAAAWPSPATLDTASDALARTGWLVYRIDTVEDLLDQGAPVHEGAGHAWGGAGR; encoded by the coding sequence GTGCGCGCCTTCACCACCCGTGGCCTGTCCCTCCTGTGCGCCGGTGCGGCCCTGCTGGCCGGCGGGCTGGCGATCGGCCAGCGCGACGTCGTCGGACTCGGCGTGCTGGTGTTCGCGGTGCCCCTGCTGTCGCTGGCGGCACTGGCCGGTTCTCCGCGCAGGCTCGCCCACAGCCGCACCTTGCAGCCCGAGCGGGTGACGGCCGGCAACGACGCCCGCGTCCTCATCCAGGTGCACAACGCCTCCCCGAAGCGCGCCGTCGCCGGCGTGCTCGCCGAGGACACGCTGCCCAACCTCCCCCACGACGCGCCGCGGTTCGACGTCGGCTACCTGCGGCCGGGGGCCACCCGCGACCTTTCCTACCGCGTCCGGCCGCCCGTGCGCGGCGGTTACCCGATCGGCCCGCTGCGGCTGACGATCGACGACCCCCTGGGCTGCGTGCGGATGCGCCGCACCCTGGGGACGCACGTGCCCCTGCTGGTGACACCGCCGGTGGTGGCCCTGCCCCGGATGTGGCCGATGGGCGGGGCCGCCGACTCTGGGGAGAGCAGCAGCCGGTTCGTGACCGGCGTCGGCGAGGACGATCAGGTGCCCCGCGCCTACCGCCACGGTGACGACCTGCGCCGGGTCCACTGGCGCAGCACCGCGCGGGTCGGCAAGCTCATGGTGCGCCGCGAGGAGCACCGGCTCGGCGACCACAGCGCGGTCCTGCTCGACATGCGGCAGGGCGCGCACGCCGGCGACGGGGAGGACTCCTCGCTGGAGACGGCGGTCAGCGCCGCGGCGTCGATCGGGTTGCACCTCATCGGCCGCAGCCAGGACGTGCGCCTGCTCACCGACGAACGGGAGGTCCCCGGCGGACGCCGGGAGACGGTGCTGGACGCGCTCGCCCTGACGCCCGCGTCCCCGGCCGTCCGACTGGGTCGCGGCGTCGACCTGGTCGCCGGATCCCCGGTGGCGGGCACCGGCCTGTGCGTCGCGATCCTGGGTGCCCTCACCGACGGCGACCTCGCCGCCCTCGCCCGGTTGGGCTCCGCCCACAGCCACCGCCGCGTCGCCGTCCTGTGCGCCGCGGCGGCCTGGCCCTCCCCCGCTACTCTCGACACGGCGAGCGACGCACTCGCCCGCACGGGATGGCTCGTCTACCGGATCGACACCGTGGAGGACCTGCTCGACCAGGGCGCTCCCGTCCACGAGGGGGCCGGACACGCGTGGGGAGGTGCGGGGCGGTGA
- a CDS encoding AAA family ATPase: MSLDARYDTNGFDGRPSHTGGVLVVADRIREAVETVIEGKPEVVRMALTVLLAEGHLLIEDIPGVGKTMLAKALGRAVDCSVQRVQFTPDLLPSDITGVSVYHQERQEFEFNPGPVFANIVLGDEINRASPKTQSALLECMEEMQVSVDGETRSLERPFMVIATQNPTDMEGTYPLPEAQRDRFMARIAVGYPTPQAELDMIDTHGALSPLDGLAPVADTAEIRAMVAHVQTIHVAPGIRRYAVDLVAATRTAPELRLGASPRATLHLVRAARAYAALEGRAYVVPDDIQALAVPVLAHRLLLSPEAHMERRTTEHIVSDLVARMPIPGPR; encoded by the coding sequence GTGTCGCTCGACGCGCGATACGACACGAACGGGTTCGACGGACGCCCCTCCCACACCGGTGGGGTCCTCGTGGTCGCCGACCGGATCCGCGAGGCGGTCGAGACGGTCATCGAGGGCAAGCCCGAGGTCGTGCGGATGGCCCTGACCGTGCTTCTGGCCGAAGGCCACCTGCTCATCGAAGACATCCCGGGCGTCGGCAAGACGATGCTGGCCAAGGCGCTCGGGCGGGCCGTGGACTGCTCGGTGCAGCGCGTCCAGTTCACCCCCGACCTCCTGCCCAGCGACATCACCGGCGTCAGCGTCTACCACCAGGAGCGCCAGGAGTTCGAGTTCAACCCGGGGCCGGTGTTCGCCAACATCGTGCTCGGCGACGAGATCAACCGCGCCTCCCCCAAGACCCAGTCGGCGCTGCTGGAGTGCATGGAGGAGATGCAGGTCAGCGTCGACGGCGAGACGCGGTCGCTGGAGCGGCCGTTCATGGTCATCGCCACCCAGAACCCGACCGACATGGAGGGTACCTATCCCCTGCCCGAGGCGCAGCGGGACCGCTTCATGGCGCGCATCGCGGTGGGCTACCCCACCCCGCAGGCCGAGCTGGACATGATCGACACCCACGGGGCGCTCTCCCCGCTGGACGGCCTCGCCCCGGTGGCCGACACCGCCGAGATCCGGGCCATGGTCGCCCACGTGCAGACCATCCACGTCGCCCCGGGCATCCGCCGCTACGCGGTCGACCTGGTCGCGGCCACCCGCACCGCCCCGGAGCTGCGGCTCGGCGCCTCGCCGCGGGCCACCCTGCACCTCGTCCGGGCGGCCCGCGCCTACGCGGCCCTGGAGGGGCGCGCCTACGTCGTCCCCGACGACATCCAGGCGCTGGCCGTGCCGGTGCTCGCCCACCGGCTCCTGCTCTCCCCCGAGGCCCACATGGAGCGCCGCACCACCGAGCACATTGTCTCCGACCTCGTCGCCCGGATGCCGATCCCCGGGCCCAGATAG
- the mraZ gene encoding division/cell wall cluster transcriptional repressor MraZ has product MFLGSHSPRLDEKGRLFLPAKYRDELSGGLVITKGQERCLYVFPMEEFQRITEALRSAPVTAKAVRDYSRVFFASASDEIPDKQGRITIPPTLRGYASLDRDCVVIGANTRLEIWDARAWADYEAEQEQAFADLSEEVLPGV; this is encoded by the coding sequence GTGTTTCTCGGTAGCCACTCGCCACGCCTCGACGAGAAGGGGCGACTGTTCCTTCCGGCGAAGTACCGCGACGAACTGTCGGGGGGACTGGTGATCACGAAGGGCCAGGAGCGCTGCCTCTACGTCTTTCCGATGGAGGAGTTCCAGCGCATCACCGAGGCCCTCCGGTCGGCTCCGGTCACCGCCAAGGCGGTTCGCGACTACAGCCGTGTCTTTTTCGCCAGCGCGTCCGACGAGATCCCGGACAAACAGGGACGGATCACCATTCCGCCCACGCTCCGGGGCTACGCGAGCTTGGACCGCGACTGTGTCGTCATCGGAGCCAACACGCGCCTGGAGATCTGGGACGCGCGCGCCTGGGCCGATTACGAGGCCGAACAGGAGCAGGCATTCGCGGATCTGTCGGAGGAGGTGTTGCCGGGGGTGTGA
- the rsmH gene encoding 16S rRNA (cytosine(1402)-N(4))-methyltransferase RsmH: MGDTVGDASGGTEAAHIPVMLDRIVELLSPALTRPGAVFVDGTLGLGGHAEAMLTAHPELRLVGIDRDTTALQRSRRRLAPFADRVDFAHAEYDDIPRVLDDLGITDVQAILLDLGVSSPQLDEAERGFAYSYEASLDMRMDRTQDLTAADVVNTYSAAELTRILRDYGEERFAARIAQTIVRERAKQRIDSTRLLADLVREAIPAATRRTGGNPAKRTFQALRIEVNAELTILERTLPAAIGRLAIGGRIAVLSYHSLEDRLTKRALTALATDTTPPDLPVPLPEAQPELRLLTRGSEQPSDQENERNPRAASARLRAAERVRAPRN, from the coding sequence ATGGGGGACACGGTGGGAGACGCATCGGGAGGCACCGAGGCGGCGCACATTCCGGTCATGCTCGACCGGATCGTCGAGCTGCTCTCCCCGGCGCTGACGCGCCCGGGGGCGGTCTTCGTCGACGGGACGCTGGGCCTCGGCGGCCACGCCGAAGCGATGCTCACCGCCCACCCCGAGCTGCGGCTGGTCGGTATCGACCGCGACACCACCGCACTGCAGCGCAGCCGCCGGCGCCTCGCCCCGTTCGCCGACCGCGTCGACTTCGCCCACGCGGAGTACGACGACATCCCCCGCGTCCTCGACGACCTCGGCATCACCGACGTCCAGGCCATCCTGCTGGACCTGGGCGTGTCCTCGCCCCAGCTGGACGAGGCCGAGCGCGGCTTCGCCTACTCCTACGAGGCGTCGCTCGACATGCGGATGGACCGCACCCAGGACCTCACCGCCGCCGACGTCGTCAACACCTACTCCGCCGCCGAGCTCACCCGCATCCTGCGCGACTACGGCGAGGAGCGCTTCGCCGCGCGTATCGCCCAGACGATCGTGCGCGAGCGCGCCAAGCAGCGCATCGACTCCACCCGCCTGCTGGCCGACCTCGTGCGCGAGGCCATTCCCGCCGCCACCCGGCGCACCGGCGGCAACCCCGCCAAGCGCACCTTCCAGGCGCTGCGCATCGAGGTCAACGCCGAGCTGACCATCCTGGAGCGCACGCTGCCGGCCGCCATCGGCCGGCTGGCCATCGGCGGGCGCATCGCCGTGCTGTCGTACCACTCCCTGGAAGACCGCCTCACCAAGCGCGCCCTGACCGCGCTCGCCACCGACACCACCCCGCCCGACCTGCCCGTTCCCCTCCCCGAAGCCCAGCCCGAACTGCGGCTCCTCACCCGAGGGTCCGAACAGCCCTCCGACCAGGAGAACGAACGCAACCCCCGTGCGGCATCGGCCCGGCTCCGGGCCGCCGAACGGGTCAGAGCACCACGGAACTGA
- a CDS encoding peptidoglycan D,D-transpeptidase FtsI family protein translates to MMVGIMLVFAGRLVQIQGIDADGYAAAAAEQRRTTIDIPTTRGAITDINGKSFAMSVESRLVFVDPTEIRDDERDKLIRELSERFGLDTDRVAAKVNATPSRYQVIKKNVAPKEWKDLAERGFQGLGALVDYKRVYPDETGAADVIGFTNAAGQGAEGLEAVLDTTLAGEAGKQQVDISASGTQIPMGGGLAKDPVPGKDARLTLDQDVQWHAEQALAARSDELDAGGGSVIVMRPNGEIVAMADYPTYSPRDINSSTAEERLNGAVAEAFEPGSTNKVITVAGALEEGLTTPDTVYTVPYSIQRYDRTFKDDHFHDTERMTLSGILAKSSNVGTIQVGEQLGKQRMYDYLRKFGFGQPTGLDLPGENAGILTDPKDWWGTQLPSISFGQGLSVNAMQMASVYATVANDGVRVEPHLLAGTVDKKGEFTPAPEHKKERIVSKATADELKLMLEAVTTDEGTAATAQVPGYRVAGKTGTANRVDPETGTYKGGGHTSSFVGFAPADDPQLIVQVVLHNPKKEYYAGKAAAPVFTDVMSFALKSLKIEPTGTEAPNIRLMEDE, encoded by the coding sequence ATGATGGTCGGCATCATGCTGGTGTTCGCCGGACGGCTGGTCCAGATCCAGGGCATCGACGCCGACGGGTATGCCGCGGCCGCCGCCGAGCAGCGGCGCACCACCATCGACATCCCGACCACGCGTGGCGCCATCACCGACATCAACGGCAAGTCCTTCGCGATGTCGGTGGAGTCCCGCCTCGTCTTCGTCGACCCCACCGAGATCCGCGACGACGAGCGCGACAAGCTCATCCGCGAGCTCTCCGAGCGCTTCGGCCTGGACACCGACCGGGTCGCCGCCAAGGTCAACGCCACACCCAGCCGCTACCAGGTGATCAAGAAGAACGTCGCGCCCAAGGAGTGGAAGGACCTGGCCGAGCGCGGCTTCCAGGGCCTGGGTGCCCTGGTCGACTACAAGCGCGTCTACCCCGACGAGACCGGTGCCGCCGATGTGATCGGCTTCACCAACGCCGCGGGCCAGGGAGCTGAGGGCCTGGAAGCCGTGCTGGACACCACGCTCGCCGGCGAGGCCGGCAAGCAGCAGGTCGACATCTCCGCCTCCGGCACCCAGATCCCCATGGGGGGCGGCCTGGCCAAGGACCCCGTTCCCGGCAAGGACGCGCGGCTCACCCTCGACCAGGACGTCCAGTGGCACGCCGAGCAGGCCCTGGCCGCGCGCTCCGACGAGCTGGACGCCGGCGGCGGCAGCGTGATCGTGATGCGCCCCAACGGGGAGATCGTGGCGATGGCCGACTACCCCACCTACTCCCCGAGGGACATCAACTCCTCGACCGCCGAGGAGCGGCTGAACGGCGCCGTGGCCGAGGCGTTCGAGCCCGGCAGCACCAACAAGGTCATCACCGTGGCCGGGGCGCTGGAGGAGGGGCTCACCACGCCCGACACGGTCTACACCGTGCCCTACTCCATCCAGCGCTACGACCGCACCTTCAAGGACGACCACTTCCACGACACCGAGCGGATGACGCTCAGCGGAATCCTCGCCAAGTCCAGCAACGTCGGCACCATCCAGGTGGGCGAGCAGCTGGGCAAGCAGAGGATGTACGACTACCTCCGCAAGTTCGGGTTCGGCCAGCCCACCGGGCTGGACCTGCCCGGCGAGAACGCCGGCATCCTCACCGACCCCAAGGACTGGTGGGGGACCCAGCTGCCGTCGATCTCGTTCGGCCAGGGCCTGTCGGTCAACGCCATGCAGATGGCGAGCGTGTACGCCACCGTCGCCAACGACGGCGTGCGCGTCGAGCCGCACCTGCTCGCCGGGACCGTGGACAAGAAGGGCGAGTTCACCCCGGCCCCCGAGCACAAGAAGGAGCGCATCGTCAGCAAGGCCACGGCCGATGAGCTCAAGCTCATGCTGGAGGCGGTCACCACCGACGAGGGCACCGCGGCCACGGCCCAGGTCCCCGGCTACCGGGTGGCCGGGAAGACGGGCACCGCCAACCGGGTCGACCCGGAGACCGGCACCTACAAGGGCGGCGGCCACACCTCCTCGTTCGTCGGCTTCGCCCCCGCCGACGACCCGCAGCTCATCGTCCAGGTGGTGCTGCACAACCCCAAGAAGGAGTACTACGCCGGAAAGGCCGCCGCACCGGTCTTCACCGACGTCATGTCCTTCGCGCTGAAGTCCCTCAAGATCGAGCCGACCGGCACCGAAGCGCCCAACATCCGGCTCATGGAGGACGAGTAA